A DNA window from Rhipicephalus sanguineus isolate Rsan-2018 chromosome 8, BIME_Rsan_1.4, whole genome shotgun sequence contains the following coding sequences:
- the LOC119403216 gene encoding uncharacterized protein LOC119403216, producing the protein MAEHRNLNVWRATHILIYICSIGTSLGALLSYRNMNSSLETTMGKCMLYTQPWVELNVKTGNCRIDLARTEWGGDVLCNFVLFSMLASFVYGIISVWFFIMCAPSRHLPEDDSIVHVWKIVPPATTLSTVLALLTLIMAWLVTSGVNTFFYELELRVLRNCTTRAGGPAAWENDSVATLYNERLTTQIFVWLIVLCWVMATLSLVCRCMTAADFGTSGDSTQHPGGEMVTYLGGLVSSLYRAGRQPTVAVAQVTARPRPTQEQRGQV; encoded by the exons ATGGCCGAGCACCGGAACCTGAACGTGTGGCGTGCCACGCACATCCTCATCTACATCTGCTCGATCGGGACGTCGCTGGGCGCGCTGCTGAGCTACCGCAACATGAACTCCAGCCTGGAGACCACCATGGGCAAATGCATGCTCTACACGCAGCCCTGGGTCGAGCTGAACGTCAAGACGGGCAACTGCCGCATCGACCTGGCGCGCACCGAGTGGGGAGGCGACGTGCTCTGCAACTTCGTGCTCTTCTCCATGCTCGCCTCGTTCGTGTACGGCATCATCTCCGTCTGGTTCTTCATCATGTGCGCGCCCAGCCGGCACCTACCCGAGGACGACAG CATCGTGCACGTGTGGAAGATAGTGCCACCGGCCACGACTCTGAGCACCGTGCTCGCGCTACTTACTCTCATCATGGCCTGGCTGGTGACAAGCGGTGTGAACACCTTCTTCTACGAGCTCGAGCTACGCGTCCTGAGGAA TTGCACCACCCGTGCGGGCGGACCTGCAGCCTGGGAAAACGATAGCGTGGCTACACTCTACAACGAGAGACTCACCACGCAG ATCTTCGTGTGGCTGATCGTGCTGTGTTGGGTGATGGCGACCCTGTCCCTTGTCTGCCGCTGCATGACGGCTGCCGACTTCGGCACAAGCGGAGAT AGCACTCAGCACCCTGGTGGCGAAATGGTGACCTACTTGGGTGGCCTTGTGTCTTCGCTCTACCGTGCCGGTCGGCAGCCCACAGTTGCCGTCGCCCAGGTGACCGCCAGGCCGCGTCCTACGCAGGAGCAGCGAGGGCAGGTGTGA